The window CCGCGTTCAAGGCCGGCCACGACGTGGTCCGGCCGGTGCGGCCGGACACGATCGCCAAGTCGCTGGCGATCGGCAACCCGGCCGACGGGCCGTACGTGCTCGACATCGCCCGCCGTACCGGGGGCGCGGTCGAGGACGTGACCGACGAGGAGATCGTCGACGCCGTGCACCTGCTCGCCCGCACCGAGGGCATCTTCGCCGAGACCGCGGGCGGGGTCACCGTGGGCGTGCTGCGCAAGCTCGTCGCGGACGGCCGGATCGATCCCGACGCGGAGACGGTGGTGCTCAACACCGGGGACGGCCTCAAGACGCTCGACGCGGTGTCGGCCGGCGCCCGGCCCACCGCCACGATCCGCCCGTCGCTCGACGCGTACCGCGCCGCCTTCCCGGACAATTCCTGAAAGGTTTGCAATTATGGCTGTCTCAGTGCGGATTCCGACGATTCTCCGTACCTACACGCAGGGTGCCGCCGAGGTCACGGGCGAGGGCGCCACGCTTCGCGAGGTGCTGCAGAAGCTCGACGCGGACTACCCGGGGATCGGCGCCCGAATTCTGGATGACCAGGGCAGGATTCGCCGTTTTGTCAACGTCTATGTGGGCGAGGAGGACGTGCGTTTCGCCGACGGCCTCGACACCGCGACGCCCGACGGATCGTTGATCTCGATTATCCCGGCCGTGGCCGGCGGCTGACGCCCGGCGACGGCGTCGGTACGGCACGCGTCGTGGCGATACCTCGGTGTCGCCGGCGATACCGGCGCGTGCGAAACCGCACCGACGCCGGACCGGGCCGGTGAGGGATGACGCCCGCGTGCGGACGCCGCAACGCGGGCGTCTCGGCTTTTGTTCGCCCACGGCGTACGCTCGCTATCGCCGCCGAAGTTTGCGAAACGGGATACAAAATACGAATTCGCGGAGAGTTTCCGGTGTGCCGGGTGCAAATCGGTACGCCGGGCGGGAACGCCAAGCGTGAGTTTTGCGGTTGACTCTGTTGCCCCACGGCATGCCACAGGTATCGTCGAATGCGATCGACGCGTTCGGGAGGTTTCCCCGGCTTCCCGGATCGTCGGTCATGGGCCTCGCGGTGAAATGGGCGAGGTTCTGGCCCAGCAAGAGGAGTCGGAAAGTGGCGCAGGGCACCGTCAAGTGGTTCAACGCGGAGAAGGGCTACGGCTTCATCGCGGTAGACGGTGGTAAGGATGTTTTCGTCCATTACTCCGCGATCCTGATGGACGGGTACAAGTCGCTCGAGCAGGGGCAGCGGGTCGAGTTCGAGATCACGCAGGGCCAGAAGGGTCCGCAGGCCGAATCGGTGCGGCCGTTCTGACGCGAACTCACGACACGGCAAGGGCTCGGTCCCGCGGCGGCGACCGAGCCCTTTTGGGTCCCTCCGCAGGTGCGTCACAGGGCGTCGCGTCAAGGTGCGGGCAAAGGTGCTTGAGAGCCCTTTTGAGCGGCCTTTCGGGCACATATCTCCAGGTCGCAGGGCTTGCGCTTGCACTCGCGGGGGTAGAGTGCTAGACAGTTCGTTGGCACTCTCCTGTCGAGAGTGACAACCGGATCGAGGCGATGGGGCCTTGCCGAACCGCGCGAGTGGGGTCGCGGCCGAGGCAGGACCATGCCGTCGCGGGCGTCGGCTCGATCCGCTGCAAGCCACCCTCTGTCTGGGAGGTCTCAGCCTTATGGCAGCCAAGATGATCGCGTTTGACGAGGACGCCCGGCGCGGTCTCGAGCGCGGTATGAACCAGCTCGCCGACGCCGTGAAGGTGACGCTCGGCCCGAAGGGCCGCAACGTCGTGCTGGAGAAGAAGTGGGGTGCCCCCACGATCACCAACGACGGCGTGTCGATCGCCAAGGAGATCGAGCTCGAGGACCCCTGGGAGAAGATCGGCGCCGAGCTGGTGAAGGAGGTCGCCAAGAAGACGGACGACGTCGCGGGCGACGGCACCACCACCGCCACCGTGCTCGCCCAGGCCCTGGTACGCGAGGGTCTGCGGAACGTTGCCGCCGGTGCGAACCCGATGGCGCTGAAGCGCGGCATCGAGGCCGCCGTTGAGCGCGTGAGCGAAGAGCTTTCCAAGATCGCCAAGGACGTCGAGACCAAGGAGCAGATCGCCTCCACGGCCTCCATCTCCGCCGGCGACACCCAGATCGGCGAGATGATCGCCGAGGCGATGGACAAGGTCGGCAAGGAAGGCGTCATCACCGTCGAGGAGAGCAACACCTTCGGCCTCGAGCTCGAGCTCACCGAGGGTATGCGCTTCGACAAGGGTCTGATCTCGATGTACTTCGTGACGGACCCCGAGCGCATGGAGGCGGTCCTTGAGGACCCCTACGTCCTCGTGGTGAACGGCAAGATCTCGGCGAACAAGGACCTGCTGCCGCTGCTCGACAAGGTCGTGCAGGCCGGCAAGCCGCTGCTGATCATCGCCGAGGACGTCGAGGGCGAGGCCCTCGCCACCCTGGTCGTCAACAAGATCCGCGGCCTGTTCAAGTCCGTCGCGGTCAAGGCCCCGGGCTTCGGCGACCGCCGCAAGGCCATGCTCGGCGACATCGCCACCCTCACCGGTGGCCAGGTCATCAGCGAGGAGCTGGGTCTCAAGCTCGAGAACACCACCCTCGACATGCTCGGCCGCGCCCGCAAGGTCGTCGTCACCAAGGACGAGACCACGATCGTCGACGGTGCCGGTGACCCGCAGGAGATCGCGGGCCGCGTGAACCAGATCCGCGCCGAGATCGAGAAGACCGACTCCGACTACGACCGCGAGAAGCTGCAGGAGCGGCTCGCCAAGCTCGCCGGTGGCGTCGCCGTCATCAAGGCCGGTGCGGCCACCGAGGTCGAGCTCAAGGAGCGCAAGCACCGCATCGAGGACGCCGTCCGCAACGCGAAGGCGGCCGTCGAGGAGGGCATCGTCCCGGGTGGTGGCGTCGCCCTGCTCCAGGCCGGTGCCAAGGCCTTCGACAAGCTGGAGCTCTCCGGCGACGAGGCCACCGGTGCCCAGATCGTCAAGAAGGCCCTTGAGGAGCCGCTGAAGCAGATCGCCATCAACGCCGGCCTCGAGGGCGGCGTCGTGGTGGAGAAGGTCCGCAGCCTGCCGGCGGGCCAGGGCCTCAACGCCGCGACCGGCGAGTACGTCGACATGTTCGAGGCGGGCATCATCGACCCGGCCAAGGTGACCCGGTCGGCGCTGCAGAACGCCGCCTCGATCGCGGCCCTCTTCCTCACCACCGAGGCCGTCATCGCCGAGAAGCCGGAGAAGGAGAAGGCCGCGGCCACCCCGGGTGGCGGCGACATGGACTTCTGAGTCCCTTCCATCTCCCGATCAGCACCCATCGGGCAAAGGGGGCGGTCCGCACGGGCCGCCCCTTTCCTGTTGCCCGGGACGGCCCTCGGCGGGCCCGGGGGGTACGGCACGCCGCGGCGGCCTGCGGGCTAGACCGCGAGCGGCGCGGGCAGCGGGCGGGTGTGCAGCACGGTGAGCGAGGTGACCGCCCGGGTGAGCACGACGTAGAGCCGGGTGAGGCCGCGCGGCTCGGCCTCGGCGATCTCGGCGGGCTCGACCACGATCACGTGGTCGTACTCCAGACCCTTGGCGAGCGTGGCGGGCACGACCACGACCCGGCCGTCGGCGCCGCCGTCCGGGCCGAGCGGCGCGTACGGCACGCCGTCGAGCGCCGCGCACACGGCGGGCACGGCCGCGTCGGCGGCGATGACGCCGATCGAGCCCTCGCGGGCGAGCGCGGCCCGCACCGCGTCCGGCAGCGCCTCGGCGAGCATGGCGGCCGGCCGTACCGTGAGCGATCCGGCGCCGGGGCGCAGCGAGCGCGGCGCGGCGAGGCCGGGGGCGATCGCGGGGAGCAGGCGGGCGGCGAAGTCGAGCACCTCCCGGGGCACCCGGAAGCCCACGACCAGCTCGGTGACCTCGCCGCCGGCGACGCCGAGGTGGCCGAGCACCTCCTGCCAGGACCGGGCCGACCAGGGCGTGGTGCCCTGCGCGAGGTCGCCGAGCACGGTCGCCGACCCGGCGCGGCACCGCCGCCCGATGGCGCGCAGCTGCATCGGCGAGAGGTCCTGGGCCTCGTCCACCACGATGTGGGCGAGCGACGGGGTGCGCTCGATGAGGTCGGCGAGCTCGTCGAGCAGCGCCGCGTCCGCGGCCGTCCACCGGGCGGACCGCGCCGACCGGTACGGCCTGCGCCACAGCAGCCGCTCCCGCTCGGCCGCGGTGAGGTCGTTCCGTGCCGCGGCGGCGAGGAAGTCCGGGTCGGAGTAGAGGCGGAACAGCACCTGCTGCGGGGTGAGCCTCGGCCAGATGCGGTCGAGCAGCCGCCTGACCGGCTGGGACCGGGCGACCGCGTCCTGCACCCGGTCGTCGGGGGCCTCGCCGCGGCGCTCCATGCGGACGAGCACCTCGTGGGCGAGCCGCTGGGCCAGGGCGGCGCGGCCGGGGCCGTACCGGCCGGTGCCGCGCAGCGAGGCGACGATCTCGCTCACCTCGTAATCGGCGACCCGGTAGCGGCTCGCGCCCTTGGTGTAGACGAGCCCCTCCTCCGGTTTGGTGACGTGCGCCCACAGCGCGCGGCGGAGCACCGCGGCCATGCGCGCGTCGCCCTTGATCGCCGCGGTCTCCGGGTCCTCGTCGGCGACGTTCCCGGTGGCGCCGAGCAGGTCGGCCACGGTGGTCTGCTCCACGGTGACCTCGCCGAGCGCGGGCAGCACCGCGGAGATATAGCCGAGGAAGGCCCGGTTCGGGCCGACGATCAGCACCCCGTCGCGCTGCAGCCGCTCGCGGTGGGTGAACAGCAGGTAGGCGGCGCGGTGCAGGCCGACCGCGGTCTTCCCGGTGCCGGGCGCGCCCTGCACGCAGACGGTGCGGCCGAGGTCGCGGCGGACGATCTCGTCCTGGTCGGGCTGGATGGTGGCGACGATGTCGCGCATCGGGCCGGTGCGGGGCCGCTCGATCTCCTCGGTGAGGATGCGCGAGGTGCCGAGGGGCTCGCCGCGGTCGAGGTGCTCGTCCTCGTACGCGGTGAGTTCCCCGCCGCGGTGGCCGAACCGGCGGCGCAGCCGTACCCCCATCGGGTCGGCGGGCCCGGCCTGGTAGAACGCCCGGGAGACCGGCGCCCGCCAGTCGATCACGAGCGGGCGGCCGGAGCCGTCGTGCACGTGCCGCCGGCCGACGTGGATCGTGTGCGGCAGGTCGTCGTCGGCCGATCGGTCGAGGCGGCCGAAGAACAGCGGGGTGTCCGGGAGGTCGGCGAGGGCGGCGATGCGCTGGTCGAGGGCGTGCCGCAGGATCTCCTGGGACACCCAGTCGCCCGCGGCGTCGGGGGAGAGGGACTCGGCGTGTTCGCGCATGGCGCGCAGCGCCGCCCGGGCGGCGGCGAGGTGGGCGCGTTCGGCGGCGAGTACGTCGTCGCCGGACTCCTCGGCTATGTCAGGCGCGAGCCGGTGCGCGGGCATGGGAAGGCCTCCAGGTTCTCGTCGGACGGTCGTCGGTGCGTGCCTGCGGGCACGCGACAGGGCGCGTGCGCGGGCACGCCGCGGACGTGCGCGGGCACGCGGGTGATCACGTGCGTGTCGCGGCCGTACGGCGGCCGCGCGCCAGGAGGTCGGTGGTACGGCGAGGCCCGGATCTCCACCGGGCAGGCGACCCCAGGCCGGACCACGGGGCCGGACGATCCGGCCGGAAGAACAGGGTCCGGCGAACCGAGTGGTGCAGCGGGCACCGGCCAGAGGGCCGGGGCGGGTTCCGCCGGTCGTACGCGCGCGGCGGGCACCCGGCCGTGGCGGACGGGCCAGGCAGTCTACCCCCGGTGATCCGCGCGCTCAACACGGTTCACGGCCGGGCGGGCCGGTGGGCCGCCGGGCGGACCGGGGTTCCCGTGCCGCGGATCGGCGGATGACGGCGCCGGGACATCGTTGTTGCGTTGATTCCATGTGAGTGGAATCAGCGGTATTTTCGGCCTGTGACACCGATCTTTGGCACACCGGACGGGCGCGCCGACGACCTGCCGGAGACGATGCTCGAGGCCCGGGCCGAGGGCATGTCCGGCACGGCCGGCGGCGGGCGCGGCGTGCCGGGGGGCGGGGGCGTGTGGGTGTCACCGGTCATCCCCACCGTGGCGAACCTGCTGCTCGCCGCGCTGTGGGGGCTCTCGGTGTTCGCCGGATGGGGGCTTGAGGCGTTCTGCTCGGCGGAGGAGGAGTCCGAGGCGTGCCGGGAGCGTCTCGGGTCCGTGCCGTTCGGGTCCGCCGTCTTCGCGGTGACCGCGGCGCTGTGCACCGCCGGTGCCTGGCTCGGTCCGGTCGCGCGCCGCGACCCGAGCCGGTTCGCGATGCTGATGACGGCGGCCCTGATCTGCTGGCTCGTCGCCGAGGGCGTGCTGTTCGTCGGGGGCGTGCTCGATCAGCACGCTGGATGATCCGCTTCGCCGGAAGGCGGACGTCGTCCGTGATTCGCCTGAATGATCCGGGTATGTCGGCAAACGGGCAACTAGGGGGTCATGACAGCGAGGGGGGTGACGAGGTTGGTGACGGTTCGCGGCATCTCGTGGAGCTGATCCTCCCGAGGTGAACGGGAGGGGGCGACGTGCCCGCGGTCAGTCACCCGCGAGCACGTCGTCCGCATCGACGATCCGGTAGGCGTACCCCTGCTCGGCGAGGAACCGCTGCCGGTGCGCCGCGTACTCCTGGTCCTTGGTGTCCCGGCTCACCACCGCGTAGAACCGCGCCCCGCCGCCGTCCGGCTTGGGCCGCAGCACCCGGCCGAGCCGCTGCGCCTCCTCCTGGCGCGACCCGAACGTCCCCGACACCTGGATGGCGACCGTCGCCTCGGGCAGGTCGATCGAGAAGTTCGCCACCTTCGACACCACGAGCACGGGAATCTCCCCCTCGCGGAACGCCTGGAAGAGCCGCTCCCGCTCGCGCACCGGCGTCTCACCCTTGATCACCGGCGCGCCGAGGTGCCGCCCCAGCTCGTCGAGCTGGTCGATGTACTGCCCGATCACCAGCACCCGCTCGCCCGCGTGCCGCCGTACCAGGGCCTCGGCGACCCGCGTCTTCGACGGCGTGGTGGCGCAGAACCGGTACTGGTCGTCCGGCTCGGCCATGGCGTAGGCGAGCCGCTCCTCGTCGGAGAGGGTGACCCGCACCTCGACGCAGTCGGCCGGGGCGATCCAGCCCTGGTTCTCCATCTCCTTCCACGGCGCGTCGTACCGCTTCGGCCCGATCAGGGAGAACACGTCCCCCTCCCGGCCGTCCTCGCGCACCAGCGTCGCGGTGAGCCCGAGCCGCCGCCGCGCCTGCAGGTCGGCGGTGCGGCGGAAGATCGGGGCGGGCAGCAGGTGCACCTCGTCGTAGATGATCAGCCCCCAGTCGCGGGCGTCGAACAGCTCCAGGTGCCGGTAGACGCCCTGCCGCCTGGTGGTCATCACCTGGTAGGTGGCGATCGTGACCGGCCGGATCTCCTTACGGGTGCCGGTGTACTCGCCGATCTCGTCCGCGGTGAGCGAGGTACGGCGCAGCAGCTCCTGCTTCCACTGGTGCGCGGATACAGTATTCGTCACCAGGATCAGCGTGGTCGCCTGGGCGCGCGCCATCGCCGCCGCGCCGACGATCGTCTTGCCCGCGCCGCACGGCAGCACGACCACGCCCGACCCGCCGTCCCAGAACGCGTCCGCGGCCTCGCGCTGGTAGTCGCGCAGCCGCCAGCCGTCCTCCACCAGGGCGATCGGGTGGTGCTCGCCGTCGACGTATCCGGCCAGGTCCTCGGCGGGCCAGCCGAGCTTGAGCAGCGCCTGCTTGAGCGTGCCCCGCTCGGACGGGTGCACCGCGACCGTGTCGTCGTCGAGCCGCTGCCCGAGCAGCGGCTTCACGCTCCTGGCGCGCAGCACCTCCTCGAGCACGGCCCGGTCGGTGGTGGTGAGCACCAGGCCGTACGACGGGTGCTTCTCCAGCCGTAGCCGGCCGTACCGGGACATCGTCTCGGCGACGTCCACCAGCAGCGCGTGCGGCACCGGGTAGCGGCTGTAGCTGAGCAGCGCGTCGACCACCTGCTCGGCGTCGTGCCCGGCGGCGCGGGCGTTCCACAGCGCGAGCGGGGTCACCCGGTAGGTGTGCACGTGTTCGGGGGCGCGCTCCAGCTCGGCGAACGGCGCGATCGCCCGGCGGCACTCGTCGGCCTTGGGGTGGCCGACCTCCAGCAGCAGGGTCTTGTCCGACTGCACGATCAGCGGGCCATCGTTCACGGGGCGCTCCCGAATCCTGTCGCGACCATGGCGGGCCGGCGGCGCATGCCCGACGGCCCGCCCGGGGTTCCGGTGCCCGCCGAGGCCACGTCCGCGTCGTGCCCGCCGGGGGTGCAGGTCCGGTACGGCTCGCGCCGACGGCACCGTCTTCTATCCAACACGACCGGCGGGCGTTTCCGTCCCCACCTGCGCGAACGGCCGACCGGCCCGGCGGCCCGGTCAGGCCCCGGTGATCGCGAGCGAGATGCCGAAGACGAACAGCGCGGCGATCAGGCCGACGTTGATGCCGACCGCGACCCACGCCCACCTGAGCAGGCCGCGCGCGGTCTCCGGCTGGGTGTCCACCTTGCTGAGCGCGATGCCGGAGAGGATCGCGCCCGCGATGCCGCCGAGCGAGACGTAGCAGCTCAGCGCGAGCACGATGGTGATGACGAGCGCGATGATCGCGTGGGTGCGCAGGCCGTCGTTGCGCGGCGGGGGCGGGTACGGCTGGCCGTACCCGGGCGCGCCGTAGGCCTGCTGGTCGACGCCGTACGCCGCCTGGTCGTAGGCGTTCTGCCACCCCGGGGCCGCCTGCCCCGGCTGCGCGTACCCGGGGTCGGCGTACCCGGGCTGCGCGTAACCCTCCTGGCCGTAGCCGGGCTGTCCGTAGCCCTGGTCGTACCCCGGCTGCGCGTAGCCCTGGTCGTACCCGGGCTGCGCGTAACCCTGGTCATAGCCCGGCTGCCCGTAGCCCGGCTGGTCGTATCCGGATCCCTGCGGGTAGGGGTTCGGCCCGGGGCTCTGCCATTCCCGCGGATCCGATCCCGGCTGATATCCGCCGTGGCTCACGTCTGCTCTCGCTTCACTGGCCGGTACCGATACGGCAACACATACCATCATTCATCGTTTTCCGCCGACATGGCGGATACGCCGGTGATCCGGTGCACGGCGAACCGGTGGACCGCGGCGCGGGTCCGGTCGTACGCGGTGAGCTGCCCGCCCTCGAGCCGCGCGGGCTCGACGATCCGGCTCGTGGCGCGCCCCTGCGAGTCGAGGTACCCGATCCACACCCGCGACCCGCGCCGGATCGCCTCCTGCAGTACGGCGAGCGTGGTCGCCACCGGCGAGCGCGGCGGCTCGCCCTCGGGCGCCTCGCCGTGGCGGAGCGCCGCCGACCGCGCCTCGTCCCCGGCCCGCATCGCCCGCACCACGGCCTCGGCCACGTGCGGCTCCGGCACGGCGGCCGGCGGCGCCGTGCGCGGCGCGGCCCCCGGCTCGGCCCGGCGCGCGTCCGCCCGCGACACGAGCACCGCGCCTTCGGCCGACTCGGCGACCGGCGCGTACCCCATCGCCCGCAGCGAGTCCACCAGGGCGGCCCGCGCGGTCCGCGAGATGATCACGGTGGGGGCGATGCGCCGCAGCCGCAGCGGCGCCGCCCGCCGGTCGGCCATCACCTCGTCGAGCACCGCCGGGTCGTCGCACCGCACGTACGCGCTCGCGGTCCCCACCCGGATGCGGCCGTGCCGCCGGGCCACGTCGGCCACCAGGTAGCGCAGCGGCTGCGGCACCGGGGTGGCCGAGTGCCGTTCCAGCAGGGCGAGCAGCTCGTCCGCGCCCTGCCCGGCGTCCAGCGCCCGCCGGATCGACGTCTCGGTGAACCGGTACAC is drawn from Thermopolyspora flexuosa and contains these coding sequences:
- a CDS encoding cold-shock protein, giving the protein MAQGTVKWFNAEKGYGFIAVDGGKDVFVHYSAILMDGYKSLEQGQRVEFEITQGQKGPQAESVRPF
- a CDS encoding MoaD/ThiS family protein, with the translated sequence MAVSVRIPTILRTYTQGAAEVTGEGATLREVLQKLDADYPGIGARILDDQGRIRRFVNVYVGEEDVRFADGLDTATPDGSLISIIPAVAGG
- a CDS encoding HelD family protein, whose amino-acid sequence is MPAHRLAPDIAEESGDDVLAAERAHLAAARAALRAMREHAESLSPDAAGDWVSQEILRHALDQRIAALADLPDTPLFFGRLDRSADDDLPHTIHVGRRHVHDGSGRPLVIDWRAPVSRAFYQAGPADPMGVRLRRRFGHRGGELTAYEDEHLDRGEPLGTSRILTEEIERPRTGPMRDIVATIQPDQDEIVRRDLGRTVCVQGAPGTGKTAVGLHRAAYLLFTHRERLQRDGVLIVGPNRAFLGYISAVLPALGEVTVEQTTVADLLGATGNVADEDPETAAIKGDARMAAVLRRALWAHVTKPEEGLVYTKGASRYRVADYEVSEIVASLRGTGRYGPGRAALAQRLAHEVLVRMERRGEAPDDRVQDAVARSQPVRRLLDRIWPRLTPQQVLFRLYSDPDFLAAAARNDLTAAERERLLWRRPYRSARSARWTAADAALLDELADLIERTPSLAHIVVDEAQDLSPMQLRAIGRRCRAGSATVLGDLAQGTTPWSARSWQEVLGHLGVAGGEVTELVVGFRVPREVLDFAARLLPAIAPGLAAPRSLRPGAGSLTVRPAAMLAEALPDAVRAALAREGSIGVIAADAAVPAVCAALDGVPYAPLGPDGGADGRVVVVPATLAKGLEYDHVIVVEPAEIAEAEPRGLTRLYVVLTRAVTSLTVLHTRPLPAPLAV
- a CDS encoding DNA repair helicase XPB, translated to MNDGPLIVQSDKTLLLEVGHPKADECRRAIAPFAELERAPEHVHTYRVTPLALWNARAAGHDAEQVVDALLSYSRYPVPHALLVDVAETMSRYGRLRLEKHPSYGLVLTTTDRAVLEEVLRARSVKPLLGQRLDDDTVAVHPSERGTLKQALLKLGWPAEDLAGYVDGEHHPIALVEDGWRLRDYQREAADAFWDGGSGVVVLPCGAGKTIVGAAAMARAQATTLILVTNTVSAHQWKQELLRRTSLTADEIGEYTGTRKEIRPVTIATYQVMTTRRQGVYRHLELFDARDWGLIIYDEVHLLPAPIFRRTADLQARRRLGLTATLVREDGREGDVFSLIGPKRYDAPWKEMENQGWIAPADCVEVRVTLSDEERLAYAMAEPDDQYRFCATTPSKTRVAEALVRRHAGERVLVIGQYIDQLDELGRHLGAPVIKGETPVRERERLFQAFREGEIPVLVVSKVANFSIDLPEATVAIQVSGTFGSRQEEAQRLGRVLRPKPDGGGARFYAVVSRDTKDQEYAAHRQRFLAEQGYAYRIVDADDVLAGD
- the groL gene encoding chaperonin GroEL (60 kDa chaperone family; promotes refolding of misfolded polypeptides especially under stressful conditions; forms two stacked rings of heptamers to form a barrel-shaped 14mer; ends can be capped by GroES; misfolded proteins enter the barrel where they are refolded when GroES binds) translates to MAAKMIAFDEDARRGLERGMNQLADAVKVTLGPKGRNVVLEKKWGAPTITNDGVSIAKEIELEDPWEKIGAELVKEVAKKTDDVAGDGTTTATVLAQALVREGLRNVAAGANPMALKRGIEAAVERVSEELSKIAKDVETKEQIASTASISAGDTQIGEMIAEAMDKVGKEGVITVEESNTFGLELELTEGMRFDKGLISMYFVTDPERMEAVLEDPYVLVVNGKISANKDLLPLLDKVVQAGKPLLIIAEDVEGEALATLVVNKIRGLFKSVAVKAPGFGDRRKAMLGDIATLTGGQVISEELGLKLENTTLDMLGRARKVVVTKDETTIVDGAGDPQEIAGRVNQIRAEIEKTDSDYDREKLQERLAKLAGGVAVIKAGAATEVELKERKHRIEDAVRNAKAAVEEGIVPGGGVALLQAGAKAFDKLELSGDEATGAQIVKKALEEPLKQIAINAGLEGGVVVEKVRSLPAGQGLNAATGEYVDMFEAGIIDPAKVTRSALQNAASIAALFLTTEAVIAEKPEKEKAAATPGGGDMDF
- a CDS encoding MgtC/SapB family protein, with amino-acid sequence MSHGGYQPGSDPREWQSPGPNPYPQGSGYDQPGYGQPGYDQGYAQPGYDQGYAQPGYDQGYGQPGYGQEGYAQPGYADPGYAQPGQAAPGWQNAYDQAAYGVDQQAYGAPGYGQPYPPPPRNDGLRTHAIIALVITIVLALSCYVSLGGIAGAILSGIALSKVDTQPETARGLLRWAWVAVGINVGLIAALFVFGISLAITGA